A region of the Candidatus Limnocylindria bacterium genome:
CGGACGTCTTCGCGCGCGCCATGTACGCCGCGAAGCAGGAGAAGGTCGTCAACGACAAGGTCCTGGTGATGATCCAGCTCGCTGGCGGCAACGACGGGCTCCAGTCCGTTATCCCGATCGCCGACCAGACCTACCGCGACATGCGGCCGCAGCTCTCGAAGTCGGCGGATGACGCGCTCCCGATCTCGAAGGACTTCGGACTCAACAAGAACCTGGCCGGAACGAAGAAGCTCTGGGACGACGGCAAGCTCGCGATCGTCCAGGGCGTCGGATATCCGAAGCCGTCGTTCTCACACTTCGACTCGATCCGAGTGTGGGAGACGGCCGATCCGGAGCGCCGCCAGCAGGACGGATGGCTGGGCAAGACGATCGCCGACAACTACGACTCCGCCGGGCACCCGCTCGTCGGATGCGCGTGTGGCACCACGGGGATCCCAGGCGCGCTCCGCGATCTCGAGGCGACGCTGACGGTGGTGAACTCGCAGCAGAGCTTCAAGTTCAACGGCGGCGACGAGATGGAGAAGGCGATGGGCGCGCTCTACACGAGCACGCCTGGGATCTACGGAGCGTTGTTCGACACTGCCGTCACGACCGCGCGCGACACGGTCGCGCAGCTGAAGACCTCGGCCGCGTCGTACACGCCGAAGGCGCAGTACACGGACAACGTGCGGCTCGCCATCTCGTCGAAGAACCAGCTCGCTGCGGCGCTGCAGCTCGCGGCCCAGCTCATCGTGACCGGCACCGGCGTGAAGATCCTCCACGTCACGCTCGGCGGTTTCGACACGCACTACACGCAGCAGCAGCGCCACGACGACCTCATGGGCTACTTCGACCAGGCCGTCTCGGCCTTCTACACAGACCTCGCGGCGCACGGCATGTCCGACCGCGTGCTCATCGCGACGTGGTCCGAGTTCGGCCGCCGTCCGAAGGAGAACGCGAGCGCGGGCACCGATCATGGCACATCGGCGCCGGTGTTCCTCATAGGCGACGCGGTGAAGGGCGGGCTGTACGGCGCGGCGCCGAGCCTCACCAAGCTCGACACCGGCGGGAACCTCGCATTCAACGTCGACTTCCGCTCCGTCTATCAGGAGATCCTCGAAGGGCACCTCGAGGTCGACGCGAAGGAAGTCTTCAGCCAGAGCTTCGACAAGCTCGCGATCCTGAAGGCCTAGACCTTGGAACGCTCGAGCCTGCTGCGCGCGGGAGCGGCGCTGTTCGCGGCCGCCGCGTTCGTCGGCTCGGGGGGCTATGTCGTCGCGCATCCGAAGAACGAAACCGCACCGCTGCAGCCGCCGGCCGAAACGCAGCTGGCGCTGCGGACATCCGCACCTAGCGCGACGCCGGCCCCGACGCGCACCAGCCGAGCGACTGCGGTGCCGCGCATCACCACCGCGCCTGGTGTGCAGGCGACGCGGCTTCCCGGCATCACCTATACGCACGTCTCCTAGGTAGTCTGCGGAGGCGATGGAGAGCCTGACCTTCAACGCGCTCGGTGGCGAATGCGAGCTGTACGGCATCAACGTCGAGGCCGCGGCACTGCGGCAGGGCCAGACCTGGATCACGCGCATGCACGACCGGCTGACGCGATTCGAGCCGAACAGCGAGCTGTCGCGACTCAACGCAGCGGGCGGTCGCTGGCTTCGAGTGAGCCCTGAGCTCGAGGCATTGCTACGCGAATCGCTCCGCGCGTTCGACCTGAGCGACGGACTCGTGAACGTCGCCGTGCTCCCTGCGCTCCTCGCCGCCGGCTATACGCGCGACTTCGCGGCGGGCCCGACGGCACGCACCGCCGCGCCGCTGATCCGTCCACTGCCCGATGTGCTCGACATGCGCCCCGGCGAGGCGCGGCTCGCAGCCGGCGCGGCACTCGACCTCGGCGGCATCGCGAAGGGCTGGCTTGCCGATCGTTTGGCAAAAGACCTCGGTGAGAACGTGCTCGTGAATCTCTGCGGCGATCTCTACGCGCGCGGCGGCGGAACGACCGGCGACGGCTGGCCGGTCGGCTTCGGCGCCAAGACGCTCCTGTTAAAGGACATGGGCGCGGCAACGAGCGGCACGACGAAACGCGCCTGGGCCGGCGGCCATCACCTCATCGATCCGCGCACCGGCCTTCCCGCGCGGACCGACCTGAGCGAAGTCTCGGTGCTTGCCGCGACCGCGACCGACGCGGAGATCTACGCCAAGGTCGCGCTGTTTCTCGGCGCGAGCGCCGCCCCGAACTGGCTCGGGAGCCGCTCGCCGGGGTGGTCGCTCGTCCCGACCCCGCCCCAGCGTGACACGCTCTAGCTCGGGACTCTCGCGCGCGCTTCTGCTCGTAGAGACGCGCAGCGGCGGCCCTGATCCTG
Encoded here:
- a CDS encoding DUF1501 domain-containing protein; protein product: MVASVDKIGRREFLRAGLVFGAGAAGLAAGYAAVPDVFARAMYAAKQEKVVNDKVLVMIQLAGGNDGLQSVIPIADQTYRDMRPQLSKSADDALPISKDFGLNKNLAGTKKLWDDGKLAIVQGVGYPKPSFSHFDSIRVWETADPERRQQDGWLGKTIADNYDSAGHPLVGCACGTTGIPGALRDLEATLTVVNSQQSFKFNGGDEMEKAMGALYTSTPGIYGALFDTAVTTARDTVAQLKTSAASYTPKAQYTDNVRLAISSKNQLAAALQLAAQLIVTGTGVKILHVTLGGFDTHYTQQQRHDDLMGYFDQAVSAFYTDLAAHGMSDRVLIATWSEFGRRPKENASAGTDHGTSAPVFLIGDAVKGGLYGAAPSLTKLDTGGNLAFNVDFRSVYQEILEGHLEVDAKEVFSQSFDKLAILKA
- a CDS encoding FAD:protein FMN transferase; amino-acid sequence: MESLTFNALGGECELYGINVEAAALRQGQTWITRMHDRLTRFEPNSELSRLNAAGGRWLRVSPELEALLRESLRAFDLSDGLVNVAVLPALLAAGYTRDFAAGPTARTAAPLIRPLPDVLDMRPGEARLAAGAALDLGGIAKGWLADRLAKDLGENVLVNLCGDLYARGGGTTGDGWPVGFGAKTLLLKDMGAATSGTTKRAWAGGHHLIDPRTGLPARTDLSEVSVLAATATDAEIYAKVALFLGASAAPNWLGSRSPGWSLVPTPPQRDTL